In Arthrobacter sp. QXT-31, one genomic interval encodes:
- the gabT gene encoding 4-aminobutyrate--2-oxoglutarate transaminase, with the protein MTTTANEITYRLEQKRRVQADFPGPKSVALTERRKAVVAAGVASSVPVYVADADGGIIHDVDGNSFIDLGSGIAVTSVGASDPAVVGAVKEAVEHFTHTCFMVTPYEGYVAVAEQLNRLTPGTHEKRTVLFNSGAEAVENAIKVARLATGRDAVVAFDHAYHGRTNLTMALTAKAMPYKTNFGPFAPEVYRMPMSYPFREENPDITGAEAAKRAITAIEKQIGGDQVAAIIIEPIQGEGGFIVPAEGFLPALSAWAKEKGIVFIADEVQSGFCRTGEWFAVDHEGIVPDIITMAKGIAGGMPLSAITGRADLLDAVHPGGLGGTYGGNPVACAAALASIGSMQEYDLNARAKHIEELSFGKLRELAGEVSVIGDIRGRGAMLAIELVQAGSKEPNPELTKAVAAACLKEGVIILTCGTYGNVIRLLPPLVISDELLLDGLQVLAAAIKANA; encoded by the coding sequence ATGACCACCACTGCCAACGAAATCACCTACCGCCTCGAGCAGAAGCGCCGCGTCCAGGCCGACTTCCCGGGCCCCAAGTCCGTCGCCCTGACCGAACGCCGCAAGGCAGTGGTCGCCGCCGGCGTCGCCTCCAGCGTTCCGGTCTACGTCGCAGACGCCGACGGCGGCATCATCCACGATGTCGACGGCAACTCCTTCATCGACCTCGGCTCGGGCATCGCGGTGACCAGCGTGGGCGCGTCCGACCCCGCCGTCGTCGGTGCCGTGAAGGAGGCCGTGGAGCACTTCACCCACACCTGCTTCATGGTCACCCCCTACGAGGGCTACGTCGCCGTCGCCGAGCAGCTGAACAGGCTCACCCCCGGTACCCACGAGAAGCGCACCGTCCTCTTCAACTCCGGCGCCGAAGCCGTGGAAAATGCCATCAAGGTGGCCCGCCTCGCCACCGGCCGGGACGCCGTCGTCGCCTTCGACCACGCCTACCACGGCCGCACCAACCTGACCATGGCGCTGACCGCGAAGGCCATGCCGTACAAGACCAACTTCGGCCCGTTCGCGCCCGAGGTCTACCGCATGCCGATGAGCTACCCCTTCCGCGAGGAAAACCCGGACATCACCGGTGCCGAGGCCGCCAAGCGTGCCATCACCGCCATCGAGAAACAGATCGGCGGCGACCAGGTGGCTGCCATCATCATCGAGCCGATCCAGGGTGAGGGCGGCTTCATCGTCCCGGCCGAGGGCTTCCTGCCGGCGCTGTCCGCGTGGGCCAAGGAAAAGGGCATCGTGTTCATCGCCGACGAGGTCCAGTCCGGCTTCTGCCGCACCGGCGAATGGTTCGCCGTGGACCACGAAGGCATCGTGCCGGACATCATCACCATGGCCAAGGGCATCGCCGGCGGCATGCCGCTGTCCGCGATCACCGGCCGTGCCGACCTGCTCGACGCCGTCCACCCGGGCGGCCTCGGCGGCACGTACGGCGGCAACCCGGTGGCATGCGCCGCGGCATTGGCCTCCATCGGTTCCATGCAGGAGTACGACCTCAACGCCCGCGCCAAGCACATCGAGGAGCTCTCCTTCGGCAAGCTGCGCGAGCTCGCCGGTGAAGTTTCTGTCATTGGTGACATCCGCGGCCGCGGCGCCATGCTCGCCATCGAGCTGGTCCAGGCCGGTTCGAAGGAACCGAACCCGGAGCTGACCAAGGCCGTTGCCGCTGCATGCCTCAAGGAAGGCGTCATCATCCTGACCTGCGGAACCTACGGCAACGTCATCCGCCTGCTGCCGCCGCTGGTGATCAGCGACGAGCTGCTGCTGGACGGCCTGCAGGTGCTCGCCGCGGCCATCAAGGCCAACGCATAG